From Verrucomicrobiota bacterium, the proteins below share one genomic window:
- a CDS encoding TIGR00282 family metallophosphoesterase, with protein sequence MRLVFLGDVVGEPGREAIKQAVPKFIDKWGPDFIVVNGENAAGGKGITPKLAYELLRAKIDVITLGDHCWDQREIQGFFEEEPRLIRPFNFPDNSPGKGWVRVHGNGKKLAVINALGRTFMPFPVDNPFSGIDELLLEVKKETPCVLVDFHAETTSEKIAFGHHCDGKVSAVLGTHTHVQTADEKVLEKGTAYITDVGFCGPHDSVIGRDKKVIVDRFLTLMHSRMPVATSGNQADGVMLEIDDDTGKAISIQRIQESVEDGL encoded by the coding sequence ATGCGTTTGGTTTTTTTGGGTGATGTGGTTGGTGAGCCCGGTCGCGAAGCGATTAAGCAAGCGGTTCCCAAATTTATAGATAAGTGGGGTCCAGATTTTATAGTCGTCAATGGAGAGAACGCGGCGGGTGGCAAGGGGATTACACCTAAATTAGCTTACGAATTGCTAAGGGCCAAAATAGATGTGATTACTTTAGGTGATCATTGCTGGGATCAACGAGAGATTCAGGGATTTTTTGAAGAAGAGCCTCGCTTGATTCGGCCTTTTAATTTTCCTGATAATTCTCCTGGTAAGGGGTGGGTTCGAGTTCATGGCAATGGAAAAAAACTTGCTGTTATTAATGCGCTTGGAAGAACCTTTATGCCTTTTCCCGTGGATAATCCTTTTTCTGGTATTGATGAGTTGCTACTAGAAGTGAAAAAGGAGACACCTTGTGTCTTGGTTGATTTTCATGCTGAGACGACTTCTGAGAAAATAGCCTTTGGACATCACTGCGACGGTAAAGTAAGTGCTGTCTTAGGAACGCATACTCACGTCCAGACAGCAGATGAAAAGGTACTTGAAAAAGGTACGGCTTACATCACGGATGTTGGTTTTTGTGGACCGCATGATTCCGTTATTGGTCGGGACAAAAAGGTGATTGTCGATCGCTTTCTAACACTTATGCATTCCAGAATGCCAGTGGCAACTAGTGGAAACCAAGCTGACGGTGTTATGCTGGAAATTGATGATGACACCGGTAAGGCTATAAGTATCCAAAGAATACAGGAGTCTGTCGAAGATGGGCTCTAA